The following proteins are encoded in a genomic region of Aerococcaceae bacterium DSM 111021:
- a CDS encoding prepilin peptidase codes for MIYIVSFILGSCLGSFAYCFAHDWVNQQINLSRRSSCDHCSTTLIAIDLIPIISQILASFRCRYCNYPTSPFYIIVEFASGIFMVWSTFILFEYPFYFVVVFTLIALLMIFCDVHAMIIPDLLQGSLLLVSFYILFMSHLNIWDQFLLAFTTFTALFLFNILRPGSIGGADIKTFTILSLCIPIPLFPLFLLICSSSALLFIILRYVFSKKVISPLPFFPFIFFGFYCVLSM; via the coding sequence ATGATTTATATTGTCTCGTTTATTCTCGGTAGTTGCCTTGGCTCCTTCGCTTACTGTTTTGCACATGATTGGGTAAATCAACAAATTAATTTATCTCGACGTTCCTCATGTGATCATTGTTCTACTACACTTATTGCAATAGATCTTATTCCCATTATTTCACAAATATTGGCGTCTTTTCGGTGCAGATATTGTAATTATCCAACGAGTCCCTTCTATATAATAGTTGAATTCGCTAGTGGCATTTTTATGGTTTGGTCTACGTTCATTCTTTTTGAATACCCTTTTTACTTTGTTGTCGTTTTTACTTTGATTGCTCTTTTAATGATTTTTTGTGACGTGCACGCTATGATTATCCCAGATTTATTACAAGGTTCACTTCTACTCGTATCTTTTTACATCCTTTTTATGAGTCACCTTAACATATGGGATCAATTCTTACTGGCATTTACTACCTTTACAGCTCTGTTTCTCTTTAATATTTTAAGACCTGGTTCAATCGGAGGTGCAGATATTAAAACCTTTACCATTCTATCTTTATGTATTCCTATACCTTTGTTTCCTTTATTCTTATTAATCTGTTCGAGTTCAGCTCTTCTATTCATTATTTTAAGATACGTATTCTCAAAAAAAGTTATTAGTCCACTCCCCTTTTTTCCTTTTATCTTTTTCGGATTTTACTGTGTTCTTTCTATGTAG